A region of Cellulophaga sp. RHA19 DNA encodes the following proteins:
- a CDS encoding sulfatase family protein — MIHLLKTKRKNIYFSLAIVASIFTSSCKETKKDTDKSANKETAMEATKPNIVVIYMDDLGYGDISANGATEINTPNIDKLANEGVRFTNGYATSATCTPSRYGLLTGVYPWRNKDAAILPGTAPLIISTEQTTIPKMLKKEGYATGIVGKWHLGLGSGNVNWNERVSPGPNEVGFDYSYIMAATQDRVPTVYIKNGHVDGLDPKDPIEVDYSKNYDNQPTGKDNPELLSMKWHHGHNNSIVNGIPRIGFMKGGEAAKWSDVDMADHFLKEAKSYVTKHKNEPFFLYYALQQPHVPRTPHPRFVGTSGMGPRGDVILEADWIIGEFIKTLEKEQLLENTLIVFTSDNGPVLNDGYFDDAVEKLGKHTPAGGLRGGKYSLFDAGTRVPFITYWKGKITPGVSNALVCQVDLLSSFAKLTGNKTKTEDSKQMLDVLLGTSKNGREHLILEASKKTALRSGDWVLIPPYPGKAINTQVNIELGIANEYQLYNLKEDKEQQNNLAKTNAKKLSELISVYTQLRGETTEEIKELELK, encoded by the coding sequence ATGATACATTTACTTAAAACCAAAAGAAAAAATATTTACTTTTCGCTAGCAATTGTAGCTAGTATTTTTACAAGCAGTTGTAAAGAAACTAAAAAAGACACAGACAAATCTGCCAATAAAGAAACAGCAATGGAGGCTACCAAACCAAATATTGTTGTTATTTATATGGACGATTTAGGCTATGGAGATATTAGTGCTAATGGTGCTACAGAAATAAATACTCCAAATATAGATAAACTTGCCAACGAAGGCGTTAGGTTTACTAATGGTTATGCTACATCTGCAACTTGTACCCCTAGTAGATATGGTTTACTAACTGGTGTGTACCCTTGGCGTAATAAAGATGCCGCTATTTTGCCTGGTACAGCACCACTTATAATTAGCACAGAGCAAACTACTATTCCTAAAATGTTAAAAAAAGAAGGCTACGCTACTGGCATTGTAGGTAAATGGCATTTAGGTCTTGGTAGTGGTAATGTAAATTGGAATGAACGTGTTTCTCCTGGCCCAAATGAGGTTGGTTTTGACTATTCTTACATTATGGCGGCTACGCAAGACCGTGTACCAACAGTTTATATAAAAAACGGACACGTAGATGGTTTAGATCCAAAAGATCCTATAGAGGTAGATTACTCTAAAAATTATGACAACCAGCCAACAGGTAAAGACAATCCGGAATTGTTAAGTATGAAATGGCATCACGGACATAATAATAGTATTGTAAACGGTATTCCTAGAATTGGTTTTATGAAAGGTGGCGAAGCTGCTAAATGGAGTGATGTAGATATGGCAGATCATTTTTTAAAAGAGGCTAAATCTTACGTTACTAAACATAAAAACGAGCCTTTCTTTTTATACTATGCTTTGCAACAACCACACGTACCCCGTACACCTCACCCTCGTTTTGTTGGTACATCTGGTATGGGACCAAGAGGTGATGTAATTTTAGAAGCAGATTGGATTATTGGTGAGTTTATAAAAACTTTAGAAAAAGAACAGTTATTAGAAAATACTTTAATTGTATTTACAAGTGATAATGGTCCTGTTTTAAACGATGGCTATTTTGATGATGCTGTAGAAAAATTAGGAAAACACACACCCGCAGGTGGCTTAAGAGGCGGAAAATACAGTTTATTTGATGCTGGTACACGTGTACCTTTTATTACGTATTGGAAAGGGAAAATTACACCAGGGGTATCTAATGCGCTAGTTTGCCAAGTAGATTTACTTAGTTCGTTTGCTAAACTAACTGGTAATAAAACTAAAACAGAAGACAGTAAACAAATGTTAGATGTATTATTGGGTACATCTAAAAACGGAAGAGAACATCTAATTTTAGAAGCTAGCAAAAAAACAGCTTTAAGGAGTGGCGACTGGGTACTGATTCCGCCTTACCCTGGTAAAGCTATAAATACACAAGTAAACATAGAATTGGGTATAGCTAATGAGTATCAACTTTATAATTTAAAAGAAGACAAAGAGCAGCAAAACAACTTGGCAAAAACAAACGCCAAAAAGCTATCTGAACTTATTTCTGTATACACACAATTAAGAGGAGAAACTACAGAGGAAATAAAAGAATTAGAATTGAAATAA
- a CDS encoding sulfatase-like hydrolase/transferase — translation MSYLKNIILFVYFLLFIQIVTAQKQPNIIVILTDDQGWADVGFNGATDIPTPNLDRLASEGVVFSNGYVSHPYCSPSRAGLLTGRYQARFGHDCNMPYNGENDVTVGTPLSEKLISEALKEQGYRTSAIGKWHLGDHPDLYPPAQGFDHWFGFPGGAMNYWGTAQSKIKTIYRNRKPVPKEELGYLTDDFTNEAINFINKKDKKPFFIYLAYNAPHAPDHATKKYLEKTKHIEYAGRSVYAAMVNAVDENVGKIDSTLVANGIKDNTILVFLSDNGGRIEHADNSPNRGHKGMLFEGGIKVPFFISWPSKIKEKSLYSKPISSLDLFPTFLNASGASASKEKQLDGVDLMPYILNKNKGNPHNILFWRSSGNFEYAVRKGKYKLYKSAYKNKTLLFNIEEDNLERYDIAKQHPEICLDLEKSYANWDAKNKAPGWLDPHAENVIKEDKRWKKTREKSLKK, via the coding sequence GGTTTAATGGTGCAACAGATATTCCAACACCAAACTTAGACAGGCTAGCATCAGAAGGTGTTGTATTTTCTAATGGATATGTTTCGCATCCATATTGTAGTCCGTCTAGAGCGGGTTTACTTACGGGTAGATATCAGGCGCGTTTTGGGCACGATTGTAATATGCCTTATAACGGAGAAAATGATGTTACAGTTGGTACACCCTTATCAGAAAAACTAATATCTGAAGCTTTAAAAGAACAAGGTTATAGAACAAGTGCAATTGGTAAATGGCATTTAGGAGATCACCCAGATTTGTACCCTCCTGCACAAGGATTTGACCATTGGTTTGGCTTTCCTGGCGGAGCTATGAACTACTGGGGAACAGCACAAAGTAAGATTAAGACCATATATCGTAACAGAAAACCAGTCCCCAAAGAGGAACTTGGTTATTTAACAGACGATTTTACCAATGAAGCCATTAATTTTATTAATAAAAAAGATAAGAAACCCTTTTTTATTTACTTGGCTTACAATGCACCACACGCACCAGACCACGCTACAAAAAAGTATTTAGAGAAAACTAAACATATAGAGTATGCTGGCAGAAGTGTGTATGCAGCTATGGTTAATGCCGTTGATGAAAATGTTGGCAAAATAGACTCTACACTAGTTGCTAATGGTATAAAAGACAACACTATATTAGTTTTTTTAAGTGATAATGGAGGAAGAATAGAGCATGCAGACAACAGCCCAAACAGAGGACACAAAGGAATGTTGTTTGAAGGCGGAATAAAAGTGCCATTTTTTATTTCCTGGCCAAGTAAAATAAAAGAAAAGAGCCTGTATTCTAAACCTATTTCATCATTAGATTTATTTCCTACGTTTTTAAATGCTTCGGGTGCTAGTGCTTCAAAAGAAAAACAATTAGATGGTGTAGATTTAATGCCTTACATATTAAATAAAAATAAAGGTAACCCACACAACATACTATTTTGGAGGTCTTCTGGTAATTTTGAATATGCTGTTAGAAAAGGAAAATACAAATTATACAAAAGTGCCTATAAAAATAAAACCCTACTTTTTAATATTGAAGAAGATAATTTAGAGCGGTATGACATTGCTAAACAACATCCAGAGATATGCTTAGATTTAGAAAAGTCTTATGCCAATTGGGATGCTAAAAATAAGGCTCCTGGTTGGTTAGATCCTCATGCAGAAAATGTAATTAAAGAGGATAAAAGATGGAAAAAAACACGCGAAAAATCCTTAAAAAAGTAA